Genomic DNA from Bacteroidota bacterium:
TAAAAAACTAATTAGATTTTTTGAACAGCAATCTAAAGCTGACGATTATTCTTTTTTTGAAATATCGGATTTTCAATCCATTATTAAATATTACCTCAATTTAAACAATAAAGATAAAGCATTGGCAACTGCTATTGTTGCCCTAAAAAACTATCCCTATAGTATTCCATTGTTACTTTCCAAAGCAGAGTTGCTCATTTCGAAAACAGAACATGAAGAGGCTTTAGATTTATTGGAACGTGCTGAATTAATTTCTTCCAATAATCCAAAAATTCAGTTTTTATTAGGTAAGGTCTATTTTGAACTTGGCGAAAAAGAAGATGCCATACAACACCTTGACCATGCATTAAGATTAGATAATACGAATAGACTTGAACTAACATACATGAAAGCCCTCGTTTATCTGCAACATGAAAACTTTGGAGAAGCGATGCACTTATTGCAAAAAACAGTTCAAGAAGATATCAAAAACGAAGAAGCAATTATTGAATTTGCGCAATGCTATGAGGTGATTGACGAAGCTGAAAATGCTGTGAAAGCATATCAAAAAATTGTTGACAAAAATCCGTATTCAGACCAATTATGGAACAACTTAGGCTTGATTTACAATTTTCAAAGCCACTATGAAAAAGCTTTTGAAGCATTCGATTTGGCCTTGGCACTGAATTCAAATAATCCGAATACCTATTTTAATTTAGCAAACAACTTCCTCGATCAAACAAAATACGAAAAAGCTGTCGAGTTTTACAAAGAATCCATTCGATTTGGTCGAGAGGATTTTTTAGTATATCTACAACTTGGATATTCCTACCTCTTCCTTGAGGAGAATGAGAAGGCTAATTTATTTTTTACAAAGTCCTTAAAATTAAATGCTGAATTTCCTGACACATGGTTTGGCTTGGGTTTATCATTATCCAATAATGAAAAATACGAGGAAGCCGTTTCGCATCTTGAAAAGGCGATCAAATTATTTCCTTTCAATGACAAATATTGGTTTGAACTGGCAACTTGTTATTCCTACCTTGATAATTTTGCCAAAACACATGATGCCTTTGTTCAGGTTCTTGAATTAAACCCTTACCATACTGAAGCAGTTATTGATTTCAGTTTATACTTAAATGATCATAAAAAAACTGCTTCTGCTATAGAACGCTTAATAGATGCTATTACTTTCAACGATAAAAATGCAGAACTCTACTATATTCTTTCGGGAATAATGTATGATAATAAGCATGAGGATGCGGATTTTTATCTCGAAAAAGCATTGAAACTTGACTCCAATAAAGCGGGCCTTCTTTTTGAATATTTTCCTTTTCTTTTTTCAGAAGAAAAAATTGTAAATATAATCGATTCTCATGGAGGCTCGATAACCCTTTATTCTTAGCAATTAATGAAGCAATATTTTCTGGCAATTATTTTTACTGTTTGTGCCATTTCAGTGATTTCAAACTCAGGAAATCAGTTTAATTACGAAGAATTTATCGAAAAAAATCAAACAGCCGATAAAGCTCAACTGCTTCTTGATTCATTGTCTTTAGAAGAGAAAATCGGACAATTGATCATGATTAATGCATATACTGATGAGAAAGAAAATGATGAAGAATTAGTCAAATTCATTAAGAACTACCATGTTGGGGGCGTTCTATTCTTCCAGGGATCACCTTATAAACAAGCAAAACTCACAAATAAACTCCAATCAATTTCCAACATCCCTCTTTTTATTGCCATGGATGCAGAATGGGGGATTAGTATGCGAATGGACAGCGTATTGAATTTCCCCAGGCAAATGACTCTTGGCGCTATTCAAAATAATGAATTAATATACCAGATGGGGAAAGAGGTGGCTTATCAATGCCAGCGAATAGGAGTTCATATTAATTTTGCACCAGTAATCGATATTAATATCAATCCTAAAAATCCAATCATACATCTTCGCTCGTTTGGAGAAAACAGAGAATTAGTTACGCAAAAAGGCTTAGCCTATATGAGGGGAATGCAAGACAATAATGTAATGGCTGTAGCCAAGCATTTCCCTGGTCATGGAGATACTGATGTTGATTCTCACAAGGATCTACCAGTTATTAGTAAATCTATTGAAGATTTAGAGCGAAACGAATTATACCCTTTTTATAAATTGGTAAAAGGTGGAGTAGAAGGTATCATGGTAGCCCATCTGTATGTTCCTGCTATCGATAAAAACAATAAATTACCAACTTCAATATCGGAAAATGCTATTAACAAACTTTTGGTTAATGACATCGGTTTTTCAGGTTTGATTTTTACTGATGCATTGAATATGAAGGGAGTTTCCCGTGATTTTAAATCAGGGATTAAGGAAGTTAAAGCCTTGCAGGCAGGAAACGATATTTTGCTTTTTCCTGAAGATATCGAAAAAGCAGTATCTGCAATCAAAAAATCAATTGCAAAAGGCCTTATATCTGAGGAATTAATAAATTACAAGGTTAAAAAAGTATTGATTTCAAAAATCAATCATGGTTTGTTTGCTGAGAAGAAAATTATCCTTGAAAACCTAACCTCAGATTTAAATAATTCCAGAACACGTTTATTGAAAAGACAACTAGCCGAAAAGGCAGTTACATTGGTGAAGAATGATAGCCTGACAATTCCATTCATTAATCTGGAAAATAGACATATAGCAGCTATAAACTTCGGAGGTGATTCGAACAATGATTTTCATGAGCACTTGCAGCTTTATACGCAAATTAACACATTTTCCTATCCCGCAAGTTGCAATTATGAATTACTCAATAAACTAGAACATATTGTAAATAAATACAATACACTTATAATAAGCATTCAAGATGTTGCAAAATACAATATCCGAAATTTCAACATTGATCCACGAGTGATTCATTTTATTAACTCTGTTGCTAAAGAAAAGAATGTTATCCTGGTTAATTTCGGGAGTCCTTATGCATTAAAATATTTTGATAAAGTTCAAACTATATTGCAAATAGGTGAGCAAGATATAGAATTTCAGCAAGTAGCTGCACAAGCTCTATTTGGAGGAATACCCATTACTGGCAAATTGCCGGTTACTGTAAACACAAGTATTCCATATGGAAGCGGAATATCAATTAAGAAAGCGATACGCCTAAAATATTCAACTCCTGATGAGCTTAATTTCTCGACTAAGTCAATTGCATTTATTGAAAAAATAATTGAAAATGCTATTAAAAATGAAGAAACTCCCGGATGTCAGCTACTCATCGCAAAAGGAGGAAAAGTATTTTATAGCAAGTCTTTTGGATTTCACACATATAAAAAGGAAGTAAAAGTTGAAAATTCTCACATATACGATGTAGCAAGTATAACCAAGATAGCTGCTACATTACTTCCAATAATGAAGCTGTATGAAAATAAGCAGATTGGCCTTAACGACACACTTGGAAAATATGTTAGCCGAAGTTCAAAACACAAATACGGACAAGCTACAATTCGTGAAATGCTATTACATGAAGCCGGATTTAAACCCTGGATAGCATTTTACAAAACAACAATAGATGAGAATAAAATGCAAATGCCCTATTATTATTCAAACGTATCGAATGATAGTTTTAGCATTCATGCAAATAAAAATCTCTTTGCAAATAAAGCAATTATTGATACTATTTGGGATATGATCTATAATACTGAAGTCAAGAAAAAGGGAGATTATGCCTATAGCGATCTTGATTTCATGTTCTTAAAACAGATCGTAGAAAGGGCTAGTGGTGAAGTTTTCCAAAGCCTATTAGCGAGAGATTATTATTTGCAATTGGGTATGTCTAGTACTGGTTTTAATCCCTCTACTTGGTTCAATATTCTGGATATTCCACCTACCGAAGTTGAGAATTATTTTAGGTTTGATACTGTTCAGGGGTTTGTACATGATCCTGCCGCAGCACTTTTAGGAGGAGTTGAAGGTCATGCCGGACTATTTATGAACGCCAACGACTTAGCTAAATTACTTCAAATGCTCATTAATGGTGGAGAGTACGGAGGACAAAAGTATTTCCATGCTTCCACAATAAACAAGTTTACAAATCGAAGTTCAAAAGTAAGCAGAAGAGCTCTTGGCTTTGACAAACCAGAAATGGACACATTCAAAAACTACAGCCCTACCAGTCGTAATGTGCCAGCCTCTGTTTTTGGACATACTGGTTTTACTGGCACTTGTGCATGGGCTGATCCAGAAAATGATATTATATATATTTTCTTATCCAATCGCACCTTTCCAACAT
This window encodes:
- a CDS encoding serine hydrolase, which encodes MKQYFLAIIFTVCAISVISNSGNQFNYEEFIEKNQTADKAQLLLDSLSLEEKIGQLIMINAYTDEKENDEELVKFIKNYHVGGVLFFQGSPYKQAKLTNKLQSISNIPLFIAMDAEWGISMRMDSVLNFPRQMTLGAIQNNELIYQMGKEVAYQCQRIGVHINFAPVIDININPKNPIIHLRSFGENRELVTQKGLAYMRGMQDNNVMAVAKHFPGHGDTDVDSHKDLPVISKSIEDLERNELYPFYKLVKGGVEGIMVAHLYVPAIDKNNKLPTSISENAINKLLVNDIGFSGLIFTDALNMKGVSRDFKSGIKEVKALQAGNDILLFPEDIEKAVSAIKKSIAKGLISEELINYKVKKVLISKINHGLFAEKKIILENLTSDLNNSRTRLLKRQLAEKAVTLVKNDSLTIPFINLENRHIAAINFGGDSNNDFHEHLQLYTQINTFSYPASCNYELLNKLEHIVNKYNTLIISIQDVAKYNIRNFNIDPRVIHFINSVAKEKNVILVNFGSPYALKYFDKVQTILQIGEQDIEFQQVAAQALFGGIPITGKLPVTVNTSIPYGSGISIKKAIRLKYSTPDELNFSTKSIAFIEKIIENAIKNEETPGCQLLIAKGGKVFYSKSFGFHTYKKEVKVENSHIYDVASITKIAATLLPIMKLYENKQIGLNDTLGKYVSRSSKHKYGQATIREMLLHEAGFKPWIAFYKTTIDENKMQMPYYYSNVSNDSFSIHANKNLFANKAIIDTIWDMIYNTEVKKKGDYAYSDLDFMFLKQIVERASGEVFQSLLARDYYLQLGMSSTGFNPSTWFNILDIPPTEVENYFRFDTVQGFVHDPAAALLGGVEGHAGLFMNANDLAKLLQMLINGGEYGGQKYFHASTINKFTNRSSKVSRRALGFDKPEMDTFKNYSPTSRNVPASVFGHTGFTGTCAWADPENDIIYIFLSNRTFPTSENKKLWHNKTRAKIQEVIYNELLK
- a CDS encoding tetratricopeptide repeat protein, translated to MDLIDQNGSSLKKLIRFFEQQSKADDYSFFEISDFQSIIKYYLNLNNKDKALATAIVALKNYPYSIPLLLSKAELLISKTEHEEALDLLERAELISSNNPKIQFLLGKVYFELGEKEDAIQHLDHALRLDNTNRLELTYMKALVYLQHENFGEAMHLLQKTVQEDIKNEEAIIEFAQCYEVIDEAENAVKAYQKIVDKNPYSDQLWNNLGLIYNFQSHYEKAFEAFDLALALNSNNPNTYFNLANNFLDQTKYEKAVEFYKESIRFGREDFLVYLQLGYSYLFLEENEKANLFFTKSLKLNAEFPDTWFGLGLSLSNNEKYEEAVSHLEKAIKLFPFNDKYWFELATCYSYLDNFAKTHDAFVQVLELNPYHTEAVIDFSLYLNDHKKTASAIERLIDAITFNDKNAELYYILSGIMYDNKHEDADFYLEKALKLDSNKAGLLFEYFPFLFSEEKIVNIIDSHGGSITLYS